TGGCGCTGTTCAAGCCGCAGGTCACCATCAACGGCCAGCCCGGCCCGTACCTGCAGTGGGGCAAGACCCCCATCGACCTGCCGCCCGGCCAGCACCAGGTGCAGGTGCACGTGAACTACCTGTGGAAGATGGGCACCGCGACCGCGGTCGTCCCGGTCGGTGTGGGCCAGCAGGTCGACGTCTTCTACAAGGCGCCGCTCATCGCGTTCGTCGACGGCGCGATCGGCCCGACCCCGCAGGACCCGCCCGGGCTCGGCCTGACCATCGGCATCTACGCGGGCTCGTTCGGCTTCGTCCTGCTGATGATCATCCTGACGCTGGCCCTCTGACCCGCGGAGCTCACGGCGTGTCGGCGTGCTCGGCCGGCGACTCGACGGTGGGGCGGCTGTGCCGCAGCGACAGCAGGCCGCCCACCACCAGCGTCACGAGCACGCCCAGCGGGGTGTACCAGGGGAACGCCAGGGCCGCCTCGCCGCCCTCGCCGTCCGGGAACTGCACCCCGAAGACGAACACCAGCACCACCGCGATCGTCGCCCAGAACGCGATCTTCGCGTCGGTCTGCCGGGCCCGCTTGACCAGCAGCCCCAGCAGGAACGCGCCGAGCAGCGCGCCGTAGGTGTAGCTGGCGATGCTCAGCCCGACCTCCACCACCGGGTTGTCGGTGCTGCTGAACAGCGACGCGAACACCACGAACACCACGGCCCACACCAGCGTCCAGAGCTTGCCCATCCGCAGCACGGCCGCGTCGTCGAGCTTGGGCTTGGCGAAGCGCTGGGCCAGGTCGCTGACGGTCGAGGTGGACAGCGAGTTCAGCGACGAGGCCAGGGTGCTCATCGCGGCGGCCAGGATGCCCGCGATGAGCAGCCCGGACAGCCCGGGCGGCAGGTGGTCGACGATGAACGTCGGGAACAGCTCGTCGTTGCTGGCCATGCCCATCTCGCTCGGCGAGGCGCCCTGGAAGAACGCCCACAGCATGGAGCCGATCAGCAGGAACAGCGCGAACTGCAGGGCCACCACGACACCGCTGGCGATCAGCGCCTTCTGGCTGTCGCGGACGTTCCGGCAGGCCAGCAGGCGCTGCACCATGAGCTGGTCGGCGCCGTGCGAGGCCATCGCGAACACCGCGCCGCCGACGACCGCGGTCACGAAGGCGTACTGGTCGGTGACGATCGACGAGGTGAAGTCGAGCAGCTCGAACTTGCCCGCGTCCAGCGCGGTGCTGAACCAGTCCGCAGGCAGCTGCCCGGCCAGCACCACGGCGGCCACGATCGCGCCGCCGACGTAGACGCCCATCTGGATCGCGTCGACCCACACCACGGCCTTGATCCCGCCGAGGTAGGTGTAGACCACCGTCAGCACCGCTAGGACCAGCACGATCTGCCAGTACGCCAGGTCCACGCCGAACGCCGCCAGCACCACCTTCACCGGGATCGCGGTGGCGAACAGCCGCAGGCCGTCGGCCAGCAGCCGGGTGATCAGGAACGTCACCGAGGCGGTGCCCTGCAGCCCGGCGCCGAACCGCTGGCCGAGGAACTCGTAGGCGCTGACCAGGTTCCCGGCGAAGTACTTCGGCAGCAGCACGAAGGCCACCACGATCCGGCCGATCAGGTAGCCGATCGCCAGCTGCAGGTAGGTGAAGCTGCCGAGGTAGGCCACCGTCGGCACGCTGATCACCGTCAGCGTCGAGGTCTCGGTGGCGACCACCGAGAAGCACACCGCCCACCAGGGCAGCTGCCTGCTGCCGACGAAGTAGTCCTCGGAGCTCTTCTGCCGGCCGCTCAGCAGCAGCCCGAGCACTGGCATGGCGACCAGGTACAGGCCGATCACGGCCAGGTCGAGCGATCGCATGCTGCCTCCTACGCGGTGTCACCGGGCTGCACGCGCAGCCGGGTCGGCTGGTCGACGACCGGGGCCGGCATCCGCAGCGGCCCGGCTCCAGGTGTGATGCTGCCCAACAACCGGGGACCGGCGGCCCCCGTGGTGCCCGGCGTGTTGCCGGAAGCCCCGTGCCAGGTGAGGAAGCCGAGCAGCGCGGTGAGCAGTGCTTCCTTGCTGTCGGCCGGCAACCCCAGCTCGTCGCTGACGAGCACCGGAACGTCCAGTTGGCGGCGCAGCGTAGCGAGCAGCACCGGATTCCGCACCCCCCCGCCGGAGGCGATGACGCGGACGGCCCCCTCCGCGCGGCAGGCGTCGGCGACGGTGCGCGCGGTCAGCTCGGTCAGGGTGGCGAGCAGGTCGGCGTCGGCGACGTCGCCGCCCACCCGCTCCAGCGCCCGGTCCAGGTAGGCGGCGTTGAACCGCTCCTTGCCGGTCGACTTCGGCGGGGGCAGGCGGTAGTAGGCGTCGTCGAGCAGGACCTCCAGCAGGTCGGTGCGCACGGTGCCGCGCGCGGCGAGCGCGCCGTCGGTGTCCTGCGGGTGCCCGGTGACGCGGGCGGCGGCGAGGTCGATGAGCGCGTTGCCCGGGCCGGTGTCGTAGGCCAGCGGGCGGTCGCCGCCGACCACGGTGATGTTGGCGATGCCGCCGATGTTCAGCGCGACGCCGGGCCCCGGCTCGTCGGCCAGCCACAGCGCGTCCAGCACGCCCGCCAGCGGTGCGCCGTGCCCGCCCGCGGCGACGTCGCGGGCGCGCAGGTCTGAGACCACGGGCAGCCCGGTGGCCTCGGCGATCCACGCGGGTTGCCCGATCTGCAGGGTGCCGCGGGCCCGGTCGTCCTCGACCCAGTGGTAGAGCGTCTGGCCCAGCGAGGCGACGAGGTCCGCGCGGCCGTCCGCCAGCTCCACCCCGCGTTGCGCCGCGGCGGCGAAGTGCTGGCCGACGAGCGTGTCCAGGCGGCACAGCTCCGCGGCGCTGCACTCGCCGGGCGGCAGCGCCGCCAGCAGGGCGCGGTGCAGGTCGGGCGGGTAGGCGAGGGTGGTGCTGCCGAGCGGCCGGAGCTCGAGGACGTCACCGTCCAGGCGCAGGTCGGCCGCGGCCACGTCGACGCCGTCCATCGACGTGCCGGAGAGGAGCCCGAGCACCCGCCACCAGTTCACGCCAGTGGTCTATTCCACAGTCGGTGTCGAACGCAAGCATCGAGAGCGCCTTTGTTGGAAATTTGCTCACTACATCGCTCCAGTGCCACGGGTGGAACCCGCCCGGCGCCTCCGGGGCGCGTGCCAGCACCGGAACGACCAGGTGGGAGGATGGGCGGGTGACGACCTCTACCCTGATTGTGATCATCGTCGCCGTGGTGCTGGTGCTGGCGGTCGCCGTGACCGCCGGCCTGGTCCTGAACCGCCGGCGCCGGATCAGCCTGAGCGAGCGGGAGGACACCGCCGGGCCGACCGAGGCCGTCAAGGGCGGTGGCTACCGTGCGGGCGGCGGCATCAGCCTCTCCAGCGGTGGCTCCACCACGGTCGCCCCGCCGGAACACCCCGCGGGCGAGCGCACCGAGGTGGAGGGCCAGCCGGGTGTCGGTGACGACGCGGCGGTGCCGCGGGACTCCGAGCGCCGCGGCATCGTCGACGTCCCGCTCCCGGACGGGACCACCACGACGGCGGACAGCCCGGCGGACGGGTCGACCGCGACGGCGGAGACCCCGACCACGACGGACGGTCCGACGACCACGACGGACACCGGTCCGACCACGGTGGACGAGCCCCCGGCGCAGACCGAGGCCCCCGCGGCCCCGGCCGAGCCCGAGGTGCCGGCGCAGGAGCGCGTCGAGCCGGTGCCCGAGCCGACCCCGGCGGAGCCGGGAGCGGTCGAGGAGGTCGAGGAGATCGAGCCGACGGCGGGCCGCTTGGAGCGGCTGCGCGGTCGCCTGTCCCGGTCGCGCTCGACCTTCGGCCAGGGCCTGCTCGGCCTGCTGGGCGCGGGGGACCTCGACGAGGACTCCTGGGAGGAGATCGAGGACACCCTGCTCATGGCCGACCTGGGCGCGGCCACCACGACCGAGATCACCGACCGCCTCCGCACCGAGATCGCCTCGCGCGGCGTCCGCACCCCGGAGCAGGCGCGCGCGCTGCTCCGCGAGGTGCTGGTGGACGCGCTCGGCCCGGACATGGAGCGCGCGGTGCGGGCGCTGCCGCACGGCGACCCGGCCAACGGCGGCAAGCCCGCCGTGGTGCTCGTCGTCGGCGTCAACGGCACCGGCAAGACCACGACCACCGGCAAGCTGGCCCGGGTCCTGGTCGCCGACGGCCGGACCGTCCTGCTCGGCGCGGCCGACACGTTCCGCGCGGCCGCGGTCGAGCAGCTGGCCACCTGGGGCAACCGGGTGGGTGCCGAGGTCGTCCGCGGCAAGGAGGGCGCGGACCCGGCGAGCGTGGCGTTCGAGGCGGTCAGCCGCGGCACGGACACGGCGGTGGACGCGGTGCTGGTGGACACCGCCGGCCGCCTGCACACCAAGACCGGCTTGATGGACGAACTGGGCAAGGTCAAGCGGGTCGTGGACAAGAAGGCCCAGGTGGACGAGGTCCTGCTGGTCCTCGACGCCACGACCGGCCAGAACGGGCTCACCCAGGCGCGCGTCTTCTCCGAGGTGGTGGACGTGACGGGCATCGTGCTGACCAAGCTCGACGGCACCGCCAAGGGCGGCATCGTCTTCCAGGTCCAGCGCGAGCTCGGTGTCCCGGTGAAGCTGGTCGGCCTCGGCGAGGGCCCGGACGACCTCGCGCCGTTCGAGCCGGAGGCGTTCGTGGACGCCCTGCTCGACTGACACCCCTGCGGCACGGCCCCCGCGTCCCGCGCGGGGGCCGTCTGCTGTCCGGACGCGATCTCACCCTGCGGAAGAGATTTGTCTGACGACTGACGTTTCGCGTACGGTCGCGCCGGAGGTGTGCGGATGCGGGTGGTCAGACGGCGGTCTTCCGTCGACGAGGTCATCGCGGCGCTCAACGAGCAGCTGGCGAACGGGACGTGGGCGCCGGGGGAGCGGATCCCCACCGAGCAGGAGCTGGTCGCCGAGCTCGGGGTGAGCCGGGCCGTCGTCCGGGAGGCCGTGCGCGCCCTGGTGCAGCTCGGCTGCCTGGAGGCGCGGCAGGGCGCCGGCACCTTCGTGGTCTCCGCCGCCGACCCTTCGCCGATGCTGCGGCAGCTGCGGCGGGCCGAGCTGCGGGACGTCTTCGAGGTGCAGCTCGCCCACGACGTGCAGGCCGCGCGGCTGGCGGCGCAGCGGCGCGACGACGCCGACGTCGAGCGGCTGCGCGCGCTGCTGGACCGGCGCGACCGCGCCGCGTCGCCGGAGGAGTTCGGTGCCGCCGACGTCGCGTTCCACTCCGCGGTGGTCGACGCGGCGCGCAACCCGCTGCTCACCGAGATGTACCGCTACTTCAGTGAACGCTTGCGGGAGAGCCTGGTGGCGCTGCGCGCCGACAGCGCCCTGCAGGAGGGCGGTCCGCAGGCCCACCACGCGCTGTTCGAGGCGATCGCCGCCCGGGACGCCGAGGCCGCGGCGGCAGCCGCCCACGCCGTCATCGAACCGTGCCTGACGTCGCTGCGCGACGTCGCCGGCGAAGGGGGGACCGCGTCGTGAGCACCGGAGCCCAACGGTCGCGCACCGCGGTGGCCACCCTCGTGCTGATCGTGCTCGTGGCGCTGGCGCTGCGGCCGCCGTTCACCGCGGTGGCCCCGCTGCTGGAGCGGATCCAGCAGGACCTCGGGGTGTCCACCACCTTCGGCGGGGTGCTGACCACGTTGCCGGTGGTGTGCCTGGGGGCGTTCGCCTTCGTCGCGCCGGTGCTGCGGCAGCGGTTCGGCGACGAGGAGGTGGTCGTCGGCTGCCTGGTCGTGCTGCTGGTCGGCAACCTGCTGCGGGCCGTGGGGACCACGTGGGCGCTGCTGACCGGCACGGTCGTGGTCGGCGCCGGGATCGCCGTGGCGAACGTCGCGCTGCCGGGCCTGATCAAGCGCGACTTCCCGGACCGCATCCCGGCGGTCACCGCGGCCTACACCATGTGCCTGACGCTGGGCGGCGCGTTCGCGGCCAGCGTCGTGGTGCCGATCAGCGCCGCGGTGGGCTCGCCGTGGCGGGCCCCGCTCGGGCTGCTCGCGGTCCCGGTGCTGCTGGCCCTGGTGATCAGCGCCTTCGTGCTGCGCCGCGGCTCCAGCACGCCGCCCCCGCCGGCGCGGCCCGGGGTGCTGTGGGGCAACGCGCTGGCCTGGCAGGTGACCGCGTTCATGGGCCTGCAGTCGGCGATGGCCTACGTCGTGTTCGGCTGGCTGCCGACCATGCTGCAGGGCCGGGGGATGAGCGCCGAGCTGGCCGGGCTGGCGCTGGGCGTCCAGGCGGCGGTGCAGGCCGCCGGGTCGCTCGCGGTCCCGGTGCTGTGCCGCCGGTTCCGCGACCAGCGGCCGGTCTCCACCGTGCTCGGGGTGTGCATCGCGCTCGGGTTCGCCGGGGTCCTGGCCGGTCCGGTGGCCGGGGTGTGGCCCGCGGTGGTGCTGCTCGGCGTCGCGCAGGGTGCGGCCTTCGGCCTGGCGCTGACGGTGATCGGGCTGCGGTCGCCGGACAGCGACACCGCCGCCGCGCTGTCCGGGATGGCGCAGGGCTGCGGCTACCTCATCGCCGCGGCCGGTCCGCTGCTCATCGGGCTGCTGCACGACCTGGCGGGCGGCTGGACCGCTCCGCTGGTGCTGCTCATGGCCTGCTGCGCCGCCTGGCTGGTCGCCGGGTGGCTGGCCTGCCGCCAGCGCCTCGTGCCCTCGGTGCACCGCGACGCACAACGCGTCCGTGACACGCGGTGAGCGTGATTTCACAGCACTGAAACAACGGGACGGGGCGCGTGAAACACGCATTCCCCATGATGCGGCGCAACTCGGTCCGCACGGGGAGGCGATGTGAACTCAGGCGACACCGCGTGGGTGCTCGTGAGCGCGGCTCTGGTCCTGCTCATGACCCCAGGTTTGGCGTTCTTCTACGGTGGCATGGTGCGCTCCCGCGGCGTGCTCAACATGCTGATGATGAGCCTCGGCAGCATCGGTGTGGTGGGCGTGCTGTGGGTGCTCGTCGGCTACTCCACGGCGTTCGGTTCTGACGTCGGCGGCGTCGGCCTGCTCGGTGACCCCACCGAGTTCTTCGGGCTGAGCTCGCTGCTGGGCGAGGACCAGCTCTCCGACTCGATCCCCACCATGGCGTTCGTCGGCTTCCAGGCGATGTTCGCGATCCTCACGGTCGCCCTGGTCTCGGGCGCGATCGCCGACCGGGCCCGCTTCGGCCCGTGGCTGCTGTTCGCCGCGCTGTGGGCGGTGGTGGTGTACTTCCCGGTCGCGCACTGGGTGTTCGCGTTCGACTCCACCGACGACGCGGGCACCGTGACGGCGGTCGGCGGCTGGATCGCCAACCGGATCGCCGCGATCGACTTCGCCGGTGGCACCGCGGTGCACATCAACGCCGGTGCCGCCGCGCTGGCGCTGGCGCTGGTGCTGGGCAAGCGCACCGGCTGGCCGAAGGACCCGGGCAAGCCGCACAACCTGCCGTTCGTGGTGCTCGGCGCGGGTCTGCTGTGGTTCGGCTGGTTCGGGTTCAACGCCGGTTCGGCGCTGGCCGCCGACACCACGGCCGCGGTGGTGCTGGTCAACACCCTGGTCGCCACCTCCGCGGCGATGCTCGGCTGGCTGCTGGTGGAGCGCATCCGCGACGGCCACGCCACCACCCTCGGTGCCGCGTCGGGCATCGTCGCCGGGCTGGTCGCGATCACCCCGGCCTGCTCCTCGGTGACCCCGCTGGGCGCGATCGCGGTCGGCGCCATCACCGGCGCGGTCTGCGCGCTGTCGGTGAGCCTCAAGTTCCGGTTCGGCTACGACGACTCGCTCGACGTCGTCGGTGTGCACCTGGTCGGTGGCCTGATGGGCACCCTGCTGGTCGGCCTGTTCGCGTCCGCGTCCGCCCCGGCCGGGGTCGACGGCCTGTTCTACGGCGGCGGGCTGGACCAGCTGTGGCGGCAGGCTGTCGGCGCGGTCGCGGTGCTGGTGTACTCCTTCGTGCTGAGCCTGGTGCTGGCGCTGCTGGTCAAGGCGGTCGTCGGGTTCCGGCTCGGTGAGGAGGACGAAGCCGTGGGCATCGACGAGACCGAGCACGCCGAGGCCGCCTACCACTTCAGCGACAGCGGCTCCGCGCGCCGCGCCCCGGTCGCGGCCGACGACGTGGAACGCGAACTGGAGGGCAGCCGCGCATGAAGCTGGTGACCGCGATCGTGCAACCGTCCAAGCTGGACGACCTCAAGGACGAGCTGGGCCGGCTCGGGGTGCTGGGCATGACGGTCAGCCAGGCGCAGGGCTACGGCAGGCAGAAGGGCCGCACCGAGGTCTACCGGGGCGCCGAGTACCCGGTGGACTTCGTGGCGAAGCTGCGCGTCGAAGTGCTGGTCGACGAGAGCGCCGTGGACGAGGTGGTGGACGGCGTCGTGCGTGCCGTCCGCACCGGCCAGGTCGGCGACGGCAAGGTGTGGGTCACGGCGGTGGACACGGTGGTCCGGGTCCGCACCGGTGAGACCGGCCCCGAAGCGATCTAGCGCACGACACGGCACGCAGGGCGCTCCCGACCGCCGAGGTCGGGGGCGCCCTGCGTCGTTCCCCGAGTGGTTCGACGCACCCGCGCGCGGGGCGAGGTGAGTAGCACTACGCAGCCGAACTCAGGGGGCTTCACGGTCTCGCCGCGACCCGCCCGCACGGCACACTTCTCAGTGCGACGGGCCATCAGGGGGGATCCGGAGGGGGCACCCGCCCGCACTGGGGGTCGGGCGGGTGGTTCCGGGCCTGGCAGTCGCACCGAGGGGGGAACC
This region of Saccharopolyspora hordei genomic DNA includes:
- a CDS encoding sodium:solute symporter; the encoded protein is MRSLDLAVIGLYLVAMPVLGLLLSGRQKSSEDYFVGSRQLPWWAVCFSVVATETSTLTVISVPTVAYLGSFTYLQLAIGYLIGRIVVAFVLLPKYFAGNLVSAYEFLGQRFGAGLQGTASVTFLITRLLADGLRLFATAIPVKVVLAAFGVDLAYWQIVLVLAVLTVVYTYLGGIKAVVWVDAIQMGVYVGGAIVAAVVLAGQLPADWFSTALDAGKFELLDFTSSIVTDQYAFVTAVVGGAVFAMASHGADQLMVQRLLACRNVRDSQKALIASGVVVALQFALFLLIGSMLWAFFQGASPSEMGMASNDELFPTFIVDHLPPGLSGLLIAGILAAAMSTLASSLNSLSTSTVSDLAQRFAKPKLDDAAVLRMGKLWTLVWAVVFVVFASLFSSTDNPVVEVGLSIASYTYGALLGAFLLGLLVKRARQTDAKIAFWATIAVVLVFVFGVQFPDGEGGEAALAFPWYTPLGVLVTLVVGGLLSLRHSRPTVESPAEHADTP
- a CDS encoding anhydro-N-acetylmuramic acid kinase, with protein sequence MNWWRVLGLLSGTSMDGVDVAAADLRLDGDVLELRPLGSTTLAYPPDLHRALLAALPPGECSAAELCRLDTLVGQHFAAAAQRGVELADGRADLVASLGQTLYHWVEDDRARGTLQIGQPAWIAEATGLPVVSDLRARDVAAGGHGAPLAGVLDALWLADEPGPGVALNIGGIANITVVGGDRPLAYDTGPGNALIDLAAARVTGHPQDTDGALAARGTVRTDLLEVLLDDAYYRLPPPKSTGKERFNAAYLDRALERVGGDVADADLLATLTELTARTVADACRAEGAVRVIASGGGVRNPVLLATLRRQLDVPVLVSDELGLPADSKEALLTALLGFLTWHGASGNTPGTTGAAGPRLLGSITPGAGPLRMPAPVVDQPTRLRVQPGDTA
- the ftsY gene encoding signal recognition particle-docking protein FtsY, which produces MTTSTLIVIIVAVVLVLAVAVTAGLVLNRRRRISLSEREDTAGPTEAVKGGGYRAGGGISLSSGGSTTVAPPEHPAGERTEVEGQPGVGDDAAVPRDSERRGIVDVPLPDGTTTTADSPADGSTATAETPTTTDGPTTTTDTGPTTVDEPPAQTEAPAAPAEPEVPAQERVEPVPEPTPAEPGAVEEVEEIEPTAGRLERLRGRLSRSRSTFGQGLLGLLGAGDLDEDSWEEIEDTLLMADLGAATTTEITDRLRTEIASRGVRTPEQARALLREVLVDALGPDMERAVRALPHGDPANGGKPAVVLVVGVNGTGKTTTTGKLARVLVADGRTVLLGAADTFRAAAVEQLATWGNRVGAEVVRGKEGADPASVAFEAVSRGTDTAVDAVLVDTAGRLHTKTGLMDELGKVKRVVDKKAQVDEVLLVLDATTGQNGLTQARVFSEVVDVTGIVLTKLDGTAKGGIVFQVQRELGVPVKLVGLGEGPDDLAPFEPEAFVDALLD
- a CDS encoding FadR/GntR family transcriptional regulator, translating into MRVVRRRSSVDEVIAALNEQLANGTWAPGERIPTEQELVAELGVSRAVVREAVRALVQLGCLEARQGAGTFVVSAADPSPMLRQLRRAELRDVFEVQLAHDVQAARLAAQRRDDADVERLRALLDRRDRAASPEEFGAADVAFHSAVVDAARNPLLTEMYRYFSERLRESLVALRADSALQEGGPQAHHALFEAIAARDAEAAAAAAHAVIEPCLTSLRDVAGEGGTAS
- a CDS encoding MFS transporter; its protein translation is MSTGAQRSRTAVATLVLIVLVALALRPPFTAVAPLLERIQQDLGVSTTFGGVLTTLPVVCLGAFAFVAPVLRQRFGDEEVVVGCLVVLLVGNLLRAVGTTWALLTGTVVVGAGIAVANVALPGLIKRDFPDRIPAVTAAYTMCLTLGGAFAASVVVPISAAVGSPWRAPLGLLAVPVLLALVISAFVLRRGSSTPPPPARPGVLWGNALAWQVTAFMGLQSAMAYVVFGWLPTMLQGRGMSAELAGLALGVQAAVQAAGSLAVPVLCRRFRDQRPVSTVLGVCIALGFAGVLAGPVAGVWPAVVLLGVAQGAAFGLALTVIGLRSPDSDTAAALSGMAQGCGYLIAAAGPLLIGLLHDLAGGWTAPLVLLMACCAAWLVAGWLACRQRLVPSVHRDAQRVRDTR
- a CDS encoding ammonium transporter codes for the protein MNSGDTAWVLVSAALVLLMTPGLAFFYGGMVRSRGVLNMLMMSLGSIGVVGVLWVLVGYSTAFGSDVGGVGLLGDPTEFFGLSSLLGEDQLSDSIPTMAFVGFQAMFAILTVALVSGAIADRARFGPWLLFAALWAVVVYFPVAHWVFAFDSTDDAGTVTAVGGWIANRIAAIDFAGGTAVHINAGAAALALALVLGKRTGWPKDPGKPHNLPFVVLGAGLLWFGWFGFNAGSALAADTTAAVVLVNTLVATSAAMLGWLLVERIRDGHATTLGAASGIVAGLVAITPACSSVTPLGAIAVGAITGAVCALSVSLKFRFGYDDSLDVVGVHLVGGLMGTLLVGLFASASAPAGVDGLFYGGGLDQLWRQAVGAVAVLVYSFVLSLVLALLVKAVVGFRLGEEDEAVGIDETEHAEAAYHFSDSGSARRAPVAADDVERELEGSRA
- a CDS encoding P-II family nitrogen regulator — its product is MKLVTAIVQPSKLDDLKDELGRLGVLGMTVSQAQGYGRQKGRTEVYRGAEYPVDFVAKLRVEVLVDESAVDEVVDGVVRAVRTGQVGDGKVWVTAVDTVVRVRTGETGPEAI